One stretch of Tenrec ecaudatus isolate mTenEca1 chromosome 18, mTenEca1.hap1, whole genome shotgun sequence DNA includes these proteins:
- the FBL gene encoding rRNA 2'-O-methyltransferase fibrillarin — translation MRPGFSPRGGGFRGRGGGFGDRGGFGGDRGGRGGFGGGRGGFGGGRGRGGGGGFRGRGRGGGRGGGFQPGGNRGRGRGGRRGGGNQSGKNVLVEPHRHEGVFICRGKEDALVTKNLVPGESVYGEKRVSISEGEDKIEYRAWNPFRSKLAAAILGGVDQIHIKPGAKVLYLGAASGTTVSHVSDIVGQDGLVYAVEFSHRSGRDLINLAKKRTNIIPVIEDARHPHKYRMLIAMVDVIFADVAQPDQTRIVALNAHTFLRNGGHFVISIKANCIDSTASAEAVFASEVKKMQQENMKPQEQLTLEPYERDHAVVVGVYRPPPKGKN, via the exons ATGAGGCCAG gtttcagCCCCCGAGGGGGCGGCTTCAGAGGCCGAGGAGGGGGCTTCGGTGACCGAGGTGGCTTTGGTGGTGACCGAGGGGGCAGAGGAGGCTTCGGCGGGGGCCGAGGAGGCTTCGGCGGGGGCCGAGGGcgaggtggcggcggcggcttccGAGGCCGTGGGAGAGGCGGAGGCCGAGGAG GAGGGTTCCAGCCCGGTGGCAACCGGGGCCGTGGGCGggggggaagaagaggaggagggaaccagtctGGGAAGAATGTGCTGGTGGAGCCACACCGGCATGAGG GTGTCTTCATTTGCCGGGGCAAGGAGGATGCGCTTGTGACCAAGAATCTGGTCCCCGGAGAGTCCGTGTACGGAGAGAAGAGAGTCTCAATCTCG GAGGGTGAAGACAAAATTGAGTACCGTGCCTGGAACCCCTTCCGCTCGAAACTGGCAGCGGCGATCCTGGGTGGCGTGGACCAGATCCACATCAAGCCAGGGGCCAAGGTGCTCTACCTGGGAGCGGCCTCAGGCACCACCGTCTCCCACGTCTCTGACATCGTAGGCCAG GATGGCCTGGTCTATGCCGTCGAGTTCTCCCACCGCTCTGGCCGGGACCTCATCAACCTGGCAAAGAAGAGGACCAACATCATCCCGGTCATCGAGGACGCTCGGCACCCGCACAAATACCGCATGCTCATCG CCATGGTGGACGTCATCTTCGCAGACGTGGCCCAGCCTGACCAGACCCGGATCGTGGCCCTGAATGCCCACACCTTCCTGCGGAATGGAGGTCACTTTGTGATTTCGATTAAG GCCAACTGCATCGACTCCACAGCCTCTGCCGAGGCCGTGTTCGCCTCCGAAGTAAAGAAAATGCAGCAGGAGAACATGAAGCCCCAGGAGCAGCTGACCCTCGAGCCCTATGAGCGAGACCACGCGGTGGTCGTGGGTGTGTACAG ACCACCCCCCAAAGGGAAGAACTGA